In the Olleya sp. Hel_I_94 genome, one interval contains:
- a CDS encoding exostosin family protein, translating to MLKLFTNTNFLTEAYRRQVFPLLFDLVFKQNQRLLEKYSIVSNIEDANIVVLPLDYAIFLKQRSPFLDLLKAAKTAKLPIWIYTAGDYGFTNYIPNSYTFRLGGFDSKMDTNTYVLPSFINDPYASVLTQGFSVLKKTNKPSIGFVGHAQSGVLKYLKDYTNHLKYQVKRKCNKILADKQWFYPSSVKRANYLKRLAVNEDLETNFILRTKYRAGSQTIETQQETTQQFYNNLFNNAYTFCIRGVGNFSVRFYETLAVGRIPILLNTDCRLPLSNRIDWTKHCLILDASSHIKIADQILEFHKGLSASEFENIQHSNRNLWLNTLQRDAYFLKIYNQFKTK from the coding sequence ATGCTTAAACTATTCACAAATACTAATTTTTTAACCGAAGCGTATCGACGTCAAGTCTTTCCGTTGTTATTTGATTTGGTATTTAAGCAAAACCAAAGACTACTTGAAAAGTACAGTATTGTTTCTAATATTGAAGACGCAAATATTGTCGTTTTACCATTAGATTATGCAATATTTTTAAAACAAAGGTCCCCCTTTTTAGATCTTTTAAAAGCTGCTAAAACAGCAAAGCTTCCTATATGGATTTATACTGCTGGAGACTATGGGTTTACTAATTATATACCTAATAGTTATACCTTTAGGTTAGGTGGTTTTGATAGTAAAATGGATACAAATACTTATGTTTTACCGTCTTTTATAAACGATCCGTATGCTTCCGTTTTGACTCAAGGTTTTTCTGTTTTAAAAAAAACAAATAAGCCAAGTATTGGTTTTGTTGGTCATGCACAATCTGGCGTTTTAAAATATTTAAAAGACTATACCAATCATTTAAAATATCAAGTTAAAAGAAAGTGTAACAAAATACTAGCAGATAAACAGTGGTTTTACCCATCAAGTGTAAAGCGTGCCAACTATTTAAAACGACTAGCTGTAAATGAAGATTTAGAAACCAATTTTATACTTAGAACTAAATATAGAGCAGGCTCGCAAACTATTGAAACACAACAAGAGACTACTCAGCAATTTTATAATAATCTATTTAACAATGCCTATACTTTTTGTATAAGAGGTGTTGGGAATTTTTCGGTTAGATTTTACGAAACTTTGGCTGTAGGACGCATTCCTATTTTGTTAAATACAGATTGTAGGTTACCATTGAGTAATCGCATAGATTGGACTAAACATTGTTTAATTTTGGATGCATCAAGTCACATTAAAATAGCAGATCAAATTTTAGAATTTCATAAAGGGTTATCAGCATCTGAATTTGAGAATATCCAACATTCTAATCGTAACTTATGGCTTAATACGTTGCAACGCGACGCTTATTTTTTAAAGATTTATAATCAGTTTAAAACTAAATAG
- a CDS encoding glycosyltransferase, translating to MRFLIITHVFHKPKNQQWFAYAPYVREMNLWLNYVDEVEIVAPITDIPISEIDIAYQHSNIKFTPIPSIAFINFSSGLKSLLAIPFILYRLFQACRRADHIHLRCPGNIGLLGCLVQLFFPNKLKTAKYAGNWDPNAQQPLSYKLQKKILSNTTLTKNMTALVYGEWKNQTKNIKSFFTATFKNEDREAIPLRDYSADLHFIFVGSLVEGKRPLLAIQIVEKLIKKGIASHLALYGDGVLKNELQQYIDQNNLGKYIVLNGNQTGETIKAALKQSHFSILASKSEGWPKALAEAMFYGVIPIATSISCVPNMLDYGKRGLLITPDLASAVNNIESCLLDKAFLREQSIKASDWSQQYTLDVFETEIKRLINSN from the coding sequence ATGCGATTTTTAATCATCACTCATGTTTTCCATAAGCCCAAAAATCAGCAATGGTTTGCTTACGCACCTTATGTGCGTGAAATGAATTTGTGGTTAAACTATGTAGATGAGGTTGAAATTGTAGCTCCTATAACAGATATACCAATTTCTGAAATCGATATTGCTTATCAGCATAGTAATATTAAATTTACGCCAATACCATCCATCGCTTTTATCAATTTTAGTAGTGGTTTAAAGTCTTTATTGGCTATCCCATTTATTTTATATAGGTTATTTCAGGCTTGTAGACGTGCAGATCATATTCATTTAAGATGTCCAGGAAACATTGGATTGTTAGGGTGTTTGGTTCAGCTATTTTTTCCGAATAAATTAAAAACTGCCAAATATGCAGGTAATTGGGATCCAAATGCACAACAACCCTTAAGTTACAAACTTCAAAAAAAAATACTTTCAAATACCACTTTGACTAAAAACATGACTGCTTTAGTTTATGGAGAATGGAAAAATCAAACTAAAAATATCAAGTCATTCTTTACAGCAACCTTTAAAAATGAAGACCGAGAAGCGATTCCTTTAAGAGATTATTCTGCTGACTTACATTTTATTTTTGTTGGTAGTTTGGTTGAAGGTAAACGTCCATTATTGGCCATACAAATCGTTGAAAAATTAATTAAAAAAGGGATTGCAAGTCACTTAGCATTATATGGAGATGGCGTTTTAAAAAACGAATTACAGCAATACATAGATCAAAATAACTTAGGGAAGTATATCGTTTTAAACGGAAATCAAACCGGTGAAACCATAAAAGCAGCATTAAAACAATCACATTTTTCAATATTAGCGTCAAAGTCCGAAGGTTGGCCAAAAGCCTTAGCCGAAGCTATGTTTTATGGCGTTATACCCATTGCAACGTCAATATCTTGTGTCCCTAATATGCTAGATTATGGAAAAAGAGGCCTCTTGATAACACCTGATTTAGCGTCTGCAGTTAATAACATTGAAAGCTGTTTGTTAGATAAAGCCTTTTTACGCGAACAATCTATAAAGGCGTCAGACTGGTCACAACAGTACACTTTAGATGTGTTTGAGACTGAAATTAAACGTTTAATAAACTCTAACTAA
- a CDS encoding glycosyltransferase family 2 protein yields the protein MNLSFSLVICTYMRPKAILTLLKSVALQTLYPNEILVIDGSTNSGTESVLSENTFHSLSYFKVDEANRGLTKQRNFGISKVDKSIDIVCFLDDDVVLESDYFQQLITTYQTHPKALAVGGYITNEVNWEVSDKTNNASKFYFDNWMRQEPSRFKIRTIFGLQPDINPGFLPTFAHGRSVSFLPPSGKIYEVEQLMGGVSSYKKEVFKRLSFSTYFEGYGLYEDADFSIRLAKLGPLYINTNAKLAHYHDGSGRPNQYKYGKMVVRNSWYVWRVKYPNPTLKASFKFHATELLLITIRATNIITSKEKLKVLTETLGRNIGWISLIFNKPKIQ from the coding sequence ATGAATTTGTCTTTTTCATTAGTCATTTGTACCTATATGCGACCAAAAGCTATCCTTACGCTTTTAAAGTCCGTAGCCTTGCAGACCTTGTATCCTAATGAAATTCTTGTAATAGATGGCTCTACCAATTCTGGAACTGAATCAGTTTTAAGTGAAAACACATTCCATAGTCTTAGTTATTTTAAAGTTGATGAGGCTAATAGAGGATTAACCAAGCAACGTAATTTTGGAATTAGTAAAGTCGATAAATCTATTGACATTGTTTGCTTTTTGGATGATGATGTTGTTTTAGAAAGTGATTATTTTCAGCAATTAATTACTACATATCAAACCCATCCAAAAGCCCTAGCTGTTGGAGGTTACATCACAAACGAAGTCAATTGGGAAGTCTCAGACAAAACTAATAACGCTTCAAAATTCTATTTTGATAATTGGATGCGTCAAGAGCCTTCAAGATTTAAAATTAGAACTATTTTTGGTTTGCAACCTGATATAAATCCTGGTTTTTTACCAACTTTTGCTCATGGACGTTCTGTTAGTTTTTTACCTCCTTCAGGTAAAATTTATGAAGTCGAACAACTCATGGGTGGCGTGTCTAGTTATAAAAAAGAAGTCTTTAAGCGTTTATCATTTTCAACTTATTTTGAAGGTTATGGCTTGTATGAAGATGCCGATTTTTCAATAAGACTAGCTAAATTAGGACCATTATATATTAATACTAATGCTAAACTGGCTCATTATCATGATGGTTCTGGACGACCAAACCAGTATAAATATGGTAAAATGGTAGTTAGAAACAGTTGGTATGTGTGGCGCGTCAAATATCCAAATCCTACTTTAAAAGCTAGCTTTAAATTTCATGCTACCGAGTTATTATTGATCACCATTAGAGCGACAAATATAATTACTTCCAAAGAAAAATTAAAAGTATTAACCGAAACGTTAGGTCGTAACATTGGTTGGATTTCGCTTATATTTAACAAACCCAAAATTCAATAA